A window from Mya arenaria isolate MELC-2E11 chromosome 9, ASM2691426v1 encodes these proteins:
- the LOC128246032 gene encoding M-phase inducer phosphatase 1-like, which produces MPPQILDFCSVSPLARRYASTKKLFFDEEITTDEIEVETIFSKNIEIVSTDVIDVSHNRKRRRTAEYTPKSSQSADVNITEDYSSMSDVIRAVERLSTNSDLVADGSRDNALPIVAGKHKDLKAITPQTMSAVLNGIYNHHIDHVTVIDARYPYEFEGGHIRGAINLYTKDAVQNFLNETVTSSENNHVIIFHCEFSSERGPKMYRHLRSLDRDLNKDSYPRLNFPEVYLLEGGYKAFYQQNQNQCFPQRYVPMLHQEHKNDLRHFRVKSKSWAAGDKPRHRSRLGQTGGTVRLAF; this is translated from the exons ATGCCTCCTCagattttggatttttgttccGTATCGCCGTTGGCCCGCCGTTATGCATCGAC AAAGAAGCTTTTCTTTGATGAAGAAATAACTACAGACGAAATAGAAGTGGAGACAATATTCtcgaaaaacattgaaattgtttCGACAGACGTCATTGACGTTTCGCACAACCGAAAAAGACGCAGAACCGCTGAATACACACCCAAGTCATCCCAAAGTGCTGATGTCAACATAACCGAGGACTATTCTTCTATGAGTGATGTCATCCGGGCTGTAGAGCGGCTGTCGACGAATTCTGATCTCGTGGCCGACGGGTCACGTGATAATGCGTTGCCGATAGTGGCTGGCAAACACAAAGATCTCAAGGCCATTACACCCCAAACG ATGTCTGCGGTTCTGAACGGCATATACAACCACCACATAGATCACGTGACTGTCATAGACGCCAGGTACCCGTACGAGTTCGAGGGAGGCCATATTCGGGGAGCCATTAATCTCTACACGAAGGACGCCGTCCAGAACTTTCTCAACGAGACTGTGACGTCATCAGAAAATAATCACGTGATCATTTTCCACTGCGAGTTCTCATCAGAACGAGGCCCAAAGATGTACCGCCATCTTAGATCATTGGACCGTGACTTGAACAAGGATTCTTACCCACGGCTGAACTTTCCAGAGGTTTACCTCTTGGAAGGCGGATACAAGGCGTTTTACCAACAAAACCAG AACCAGTGCTTCCCCCAGAGATATGTTCCCATGTTGCATCAAGAGCACAAAAATGACTTACGACACTTCCGGGTCAAATCGAAGTCCTGGGCAGCAGGCGACAAACCGCGTCACAGGTCACGTTTGGGACAAACCGGGGGTACCGTCAGACTGGCATTCTGA
- the LOC128203324 gene encoding uncharacterized protein LOC128203324: MDVQVVDDSELKQEVKEDTDVAISFPTDIALYCDPCRADGEEIPADGYCKDCREYLCAGCFKVHRRPTVTRHHILLDKEYMPRDVTSVNAAKDVCTEQCIKHEHKIVEYYCRTHEELGCSVCMTTRHRTCLNVDYVPDIVDDVIFENEVIALENGISELKDFIKVGHSRLTSLDRAIDINEKMALGRVRDLRVKLDTYFDKLEKVVTKDITELKEDDRKNVSSVKEKLSKTSAIVDTYGTEISEKRTGKQYCKLFLLLKRNQTDVKYLKEETERMLEKNIIRRYEFLPEQRIKDIKDYIKEFGELVIKESSVKVAATAESLNVKTDVDQVTSNISGLELLCTDRLLAVDSMNKAVKLINIPENKIEGQYNCPSEPWDVAKIDGLKVAVTLPNMTSIEVLNVQENGIIIRNTLLEVNRNCYGISYADEKLYVTYNNPGCVYVLNLRGETIHSFTQSFGVPWYISLSPDSRCIYVADTGQNSVTLMDVNGKIKAVFKDECLLGLRGLTTDKAGSVYACGWGSNNVVQMTSYCTKEQTLQDGKLRLARPYSAAYCDVSERLFVGMSNDQIRVIQFH; the protein is encoded by the coding sequence ATGGATGTTCAAGTGGTAGATGATAGTGAATTGAAACAGGAAGTAAAAGAAGACACAGATGTTGCCATTTCTTTTCCGACGGATATTGCACTTTACTGTGACCCTTGTCGCGCCGACGGAGAGGAAATTCCCGCCGACGGCTACTGCAAGGACTGTCGGGAATATCTGTGCGCGGGATGTTTTAAAGTTCACCGCCGCCCCACCGTCACCCGTCATCATATTCTATTGGACAAAGAATATATGCCTCGTGACGTCACGAGTGTTAACGCGGCGAAGGACGTCTGCACGGAACAGTGTATAAAACACGAGCACAAAATTGTTGAATATTACTGTCGAACGCACGAAGAACTCGGATGCTCCGTGTGTATGACAACGCGTCATCGCACGTGCTTAAATGTCGATTACGTACCGGATATCGTTGATGACGTCATCTTTGAAAATGAGGTCATCGCTCTGGAAAATGGTATAAGCGAACTGAAGGATTTCATTAAAGTTGGGCACTCAAGATTGACTTCCCTGGACCGAGCTATTGATATTAATGAGAAAATGGCATTGGGAAGAGTTAGAGACTTAAGGGTAAAACTTGATACTTACTTCGACAAACTTGAAAAAGTTGTAACGAAAGATATAACAGAACTGAAAGAAGATGATAGAAAGAACGTCAGCAGTGTCAAAGAAAAGCTTAGTAAAACCTCAGCGATTGTTGATACGTATGGAACAGAGATTAGTGAAAAACGAACAGGAAAACAGTATTGTAAGTTATTCCTTTTGTTGAAAAGAAATCAAACTGAcgtcaaatatttaaaagaagaaacagAGAGAATGCTAGAAAAGAACATAATCAGACGGTATGAATTTCTCCCTGAACAGAGAATCAAAGATATTAAAGATTATATTAAGGAATTTGGTGAACTAGTAATCAAAGAATCGAGCGTCAAGGTCGCCGCCACTGCAGAATCACTGAACGTCAAAACTGACGTCGATCAAGTGACGTCAAACATTTCTGGGCTAGAGCTTCTTTGTACAGACCGGCTTTTAGCGGTAGATAGTATGAACAAGGCGGTGAAACTTATCAATATTCCTGAAAATAAGATCGAAGGACAGTACAACTGTCCGTCGGAGCCTTGGGACGTCGCGAAAATCGACGGGCTCAAGGTCGCTGTCACGTTGCCGAATATGACGTCAATTGAAGTTTTAAACGTTCAAGAAAATGGCATTATCATAAGGAACACACTACTAGAAGTTAATCGAAACTGCTACGGTATTTCCTACGCTGACGAGAAGTTATACGTTACGTATAATAATCCTGGTTGCGTATACGTTTTAAATCTACGAGGGGAGACTATACACTCCTTTACACAAAGTTTCGGTGTACCCTGGTATATTTCGCTTAGCCCCGACTCACGGTGTATATACGTCGCGGACACGGGCCAGAATTCCGTTACGTTAATGGACGTTAACGGAAAAATTAAGGCTGTCTTTAAGGACGAATGTCTACTAGGCTTACGTGGACTTACTACGGATAAGGCCGGGTCGGTTTACGCCTGCGGCTGGGGCTCAAACAACGTCGTACAAATGACGTCATACTGCACGAAAGAACAAACTTTACAGGACGGCAAACTACGTCTGGCGCGCCCGTACAGCGCCGCATATTGTGACGTCAGTGAGCGTCTGTTTGTTGGGATGTCAAATGATCAGATCCGTGTTATCCAATTCCACTGA